From one Kiritimatiellia bacterium genomic stretch:
- a CDS encoding electron transfer flavoprotein subunit beta/FixA family protein, translated as MNIVVCIKQVPDTTDVKIDPKTNTLIREGVASIINPFDMYAIEESIRIKEKTGGKVTALTMGPPQAETALREAVAMGVDNAILLSDRAFAGSDTWATSYTLAMALKKIGAFNLVVCGKQASDGDTAQVGPGIAAHLDLPQITYVRKIAELGNDYIAAERLLEDGTEIIRAPLPCLLTVVKEINEPRIPSLKGKLAAKKALITLWKSADLACDPAGLGLDGSPTKVVKIFSPPPRAGGEILKGEPEEAVRQLAEKLKDAVIAASA; from the coding sequence ATGAACATTGTTGTCTGCATAAAACAGGTGCCCGATACAACCGACGTAAAAATAGACCCGAAGACCAACACCCTCATCCGCGAAGGGGTGGCGTCCATCATCAATCCATTTGACATGTATGCCATTGAGGAAAGCATCCGCATCAAGGAAAAAACCGGCGGCAAGGTAACGGCGTTAACCATGGGGCCGCCGCAGGCGGAAACCGCCTTGCGCGAGGCCGTTGCCATGGGCGTTGACAACGCCATCCTTCTTTCCGACCGGGCCTTTGCCGGCAGCGACACCTGGGCCACCAGTTATACGCTCGCCATGGCCCTGAAAAAAATCGGGGCATTCAATCTTGTCGTCTGCGGGAAACAGGCCTCCGACGGCGATACGGCCCAGGTTGGCCCCGGCATTGCCGCCCACCTGGACCTTCCGCAAATCACTTATGTCCGTAAAATCGCGGAACTGGGCAATGATTATATCGCCGCCGAACGCCTCCTGGAAGACGGCACGGAAATAATCCGCGCCCCCCTGCCCTGCCTGCTGACCGTGGTCAAGGAAATCAACGAACCCCGCATCCCCTCCCTGAAAGGGAAACTGGCCGCAAAAAAAGCGCTGATCACCCTCTGGAAAAGCGCCGATCTCGCCTGCGACCCGGCCGGTTTGGGACTGGACGGTTCGCCCACCAAGGTCGTGAAAATTTTCAGCCCGCCGCCGCGCGCCGGCGGCGAAATTCTGAAGGGAGAGCCGGAGGAAGCGGTCCGGCAGTTGGCCGAAAAACTGAAAGATGCCGTCATCGCGGCTTCGGCGTGA
- a CDS encoding HAMP domain-containing sensor histidine kinase, giving the protein MTTTTMQTCARKFSGNSVRQRLPLSLIASGLIILIAAAALFYLQFLAALYEKASRTSAAKSVVDQGAYISQLLREHPYFCGIQAAKEDREDFDRTVGWLQKMENAVQYVSVSEDGVILFQKQIAGPAAGYGEEREPQRGRTVVGRKKLVLGDEVVPVITFSMAQTIPTGQKRVLEIGLNKAIVERRNAAAASALRGMFCFSLAAVAVAFAVCLGAIVGLVHREMLWQKRIRLDEHLSFAGAVAGSLMHDFRNPLSAMRLDAQLLQGEAAKGNECRPERLAELSGRIVKTIDRLDGLLAEFLVMSRPESGERETFEINACVLDCIEMLKMRFQKAGLVFQADLAPGRLIIRGFPAQFKRALLNIMTNAEQLSPPAGKVTIQTRIEKKYALVKIMDEGPGIPYPERKKIFELFYSNRPGGTGIGLALARTAIENCGGEIECQTPPAGKGALFAIRIPAAEIARRVPV; this is encoded by the coding sequence TTGACGACAACGACGATGCAAACCTGCGCCAGAAAGTTTTCGGGCAATTCCGTCCGCCAACGCCTGCCCTTGTCGCTGATTGCTTCCGGTCTGATTATCCTGATCGCGGCCGCGGCCCTGTTTTATCTCCAGTTTCTGGCCGCGCTCTATGAAAAAGCATCCCGCACGTCGGCCGCGAAATCCGTCGTTGATCAGGGCGCCTATATTTCCCAATTGCTGAGAGAGCATCCCTATTTTTGCGGAATACAGGCCGCAAAAGAAGACCGTGAGGATTTTGACCGGACCGTCGGCTGGTTGCAGAAAATGGAAAACGCCGTGCAATATGTGTCCGTCAGCGAAGACGGCGTCATTTTATTTCAAAAACAAATCGCCGGCCCCGCGGCGGGCTACGGGGAGGAGCGCGAGCCGCAACGCGGGCGGACGGTTGTCGGCCGCAAAAAACTTGTTCTTGGCGATGAGGTCGTGCCGGTTATCACGTTTTCCATGGCGCAAACGATTCCGACCGGACAGAAACGCGTCCTGGAAATCGGCCTGAACAAGGCAATTGTTGAACGGCGGAACGCCGCCGCCGCGTCGGCTTTGAGGGGAATGTTCTGTTTTTCACTGGCGGCGGTTGCCGTCGCGTTTGCGGTTTGCCTGGGGGCGATTGTCGGATTGGTTCACCGGGAAATGCTCTGGCAGAAAAGAATCCGGCTGGACGAACATCTGTCTTTTGCCGGCGCGGTGGCCGGGAGCTTGATGCATGACTTCAGAAACCCGTTGTCGGCCATGCGCCTGGATGCCCAGCTTTTGCAGGGCGAGGCGGCAAAAGGGAACGAATGCCGGCCGGAACGCCTGGCGGAACTTTCCGGCCGGATTGTAAAGACAATTGACCGCCTGGACGGTTTGCTGGCCGAGTTTCTTGTTATGTCCCGGCCCGAGAGCGGCGAGCGGGAAACATTTGAGATCAATGCCTGTGTCCTTGACTGCATTGAAATGCTGAAAATGCGTTTTCAAAAGGCGGGGCTCGTTTTTCAGGCGGACCTCGCCCCGGGCCGCCTGATAATCCGGGGGTTCCCCGCGCAGTTTAAAAGGGCGCTTTTGAACATCATGACCAATGCCGAACAGTTGTCGCCCCCGGCCGGCAAAGTAACGATCCAAACCAGAATAGAAAAAAAATACGCGCTTGTTAAAATAATGGATGAAGGCCCGGGCATCCCCTATCCGGAAAGGAAAAAAATATTTGAGCTTTTTTATTCAAACCGCCCGGGCGGAACGGGAATCGGCCTGGCGCTGGCCAGGACGGCCATTGAAAACTGCGGCGGTGAAATTGAATGTCAAACTCCGCCGGCCGGCAAAGGGGCTTTATTTGCCATCAGAATCCCCGCGGCGGAGATTGCCAGGCGTGTTCCGGTTTAA
- a CDS encoding HEPN domain-containing protein: MNDEYARLWILKAKSDLKIAEDELKTKNPATDAVCFHCQQAAEKAFKAFLSFHGVAFEKVHDLEYLSNLCLQKDGSFAKLDIGDLSSYAVTIRYPDDFYFPSVEEAVGALKTAQLINAFVAGKIGI; this comes from the coding sequence ATGAACGATGAATACGCACGCCTGTGGATACTTAAGGCCAAAAGCGATTTAAAGATTGCCGAGGACGAGCTTAAAACAAAAAATCCGGCTACCGACGCGGTCTGTTTCCACTGCCAACAGGCCGCGGAAAAAGCTTTTAAGGCCTTCCTTTCATTTCATGGCGTCGCTTTTGAAAAAGTTCATGACCTTGAATACCTCAGCAATCTCTGCCTCCAAAAAGATGGTTCTTTTGCAAAACTTGATATAGGCGACCTGAGTTCGTATGCCGTGACAATCCGATATCCTGACGACTTTTATTTTCCTTCCGTGGAAGAAGCGGTTGGCGCGTTAAAAACGGCGCAGTTGATTAACGCTTTTGTGGCCGGAAAAATCGGAATATAA
- a CDS encoding zinc-binding alcohol dehydrogenase gives MNECKFIVFTAPNQAAVENMPVPVPGPGQLLVKTRRSLISIGTELTALKADYPPDSNWAQHFSFPHQPGYSNIGEVVGYGEGVDETWLGKIVASHGIHASHVVVETTDAVPVPEGVSEDHAVFFTIAHIVMNGLRRAKITWGESVVIYGLGLLGQMTAQFCYLAGARPVIGVDISNFRLGLLPEKPGITRLDPTREKIADRVRDLTRGRMADVVVELTGNAELIPSEFEPLKTQGRFVILSSPRGKTTLDLHDLCNAPSHTIIGAHNFSHPPIATPDNPWTIPRHTALFFDFVRDNAISIERLITKRVFYKDAPRIYDELLQNISREMGIVFEW, from the coding sequence ATGAACGAATGTAAATTTATTGTATTTACTGCTCCGAATCAGGCGGCGGTTGAAAACATGCCCGTGCCGGTCCCCGGGCCGGGGCAACTGCTTGTCAAAACCAGGCGGTCGCTGATCAGTATCGGCACGGAACTAACAGCGCTCAAGGCGGATTATCCGCCTGACAGCAACTGGGCTCAGCATTTTTCTTTTCCGCACCAGCCGGGTTACAGCAATATTGGCGAAGTCGTGGGATATGGCGAAGGGGTTGACGAGACCTGGCTGGGAAAAATCGTGGCCAGTCATGGGATCCATGCCAGCCATGTTGTTGTGGAAACAACCGATGCCGTGCCCGTGCCGGAAGGAGTGTCCGAAGACCATGCCGTATTCTTCACCATTGCCCATATTGTCATGAACGGCCTGCGCCGGGCGAAAATAACGTGGGGTGAAAGCGTGGTAATTTATGGTCTTGGTCTTTTAGGACAGATGACCGCGCAGTTCTGTTATCTGGCTGGCGCGCGGCCGGTGATTGGCGTTGATATTTCCAATTTCCGACTGGGGTTATTGCCGGAAAAACCCGGAATAACGCGCCTGGATCCGACACGAGAAAAAATTGCCGACCGCGTCCGTGATCTGACGCGCGGCCGTATGGCGGACGTGGTCGTTGAGTTGACCGGCAATGCGGAACTGATTCCTTCAGAATTCGAGCCGCTGAAAACACAAGGCCGTTTCGTCATTTTGAGCAGCCCGCGCGGCAAAACCACATTGGATTTGCATGATCTATGCAACGCGCCGAGCCATACGATTATCGGGGCGCATAACTTTTCCCATCCGCCTATAGCCACGCCTGACAATCCCTGGACCATCCCGCGGCATACGGCGCTGTTTTTTGATTTTGTCCGCGACAACGCGATTTCCATTGAGCGGCTGATTACAAAACGTGTTTTCTATAAGGATGCCCCGCGAATATACGATGAGCTGCTTCAGAATATATCGCGCGAAATGGGCATTGTTTTTGAATGGTAA
- a CDS encoding nucleotidyltransferase domain-containing protein, producing the protein MVKIISGCLPGGKQPKSRRYNQYLKTNTMIAAKNIQEVRNIIIDAEEPEKIIIFGSCARGDDKHGSDLDILVIKQTELPSPQRSRKLRKLLSNQPFPKDILVLTPEEFNRWADISFSFNSTVKREGKIIYER; encoded by the coding sequence ATGGTAAAAATAATTTCAGGTTGCCTTCCGGGCGGAAAGCAGCCCAAAAGCCGGCGTTACAATCAATATTTAAAAACAAACACTATGATTGCCGCTAAAAACATTCAGGAGGTTAGAAATATAATTATTGATGCTGAAGAACCGGAGAAAATTATTATCTTCGGTTCCTGCGCACGCGGCGACGATAAGCATGGCAGCGATCTTGACATACTTGTCATAAAGCAAACAGAACTGCCCTCCCCGCAAAGATCAAGAAAATTAAGAAAACTTCTTTCAAACCAGCCTTTTCCTAAAGACATACTCGTGCTTACACCGGAAGAATTCAACCGATGGGCTGATATTTCTTTTTCCTTCAATTCAACGGTGAAGAGAGAAGGAAAAATAATTTATGAACGATGA
- a CDS encoding PD-(D/E)XK nuclease family protein gives MSKTIHFLGWNEPVAEAAASFILKDAAPPLANMEKALIVAPTREAGRRLREKMTLLCQLKKTALLGARIVTPLFFVQTAGDAKRPAAAPIVQSSLIKTLLNLRPDDCPALFPRGGPQSNNRRAGAIAGLIQRLRDELSDGGFSVNAVLEKYAARLQELPRWQDLAGIEKSYLENLKTTGDADPIALKLAAARAPVPPEGVNKIVMVSVPDPSLLALAALNKLSERMEIEILVMAPEELKDHFDDFGRPLPEKWPERIIEIPAPEKNIIVAGQPADQAQCVMDLIRRAGYAAADICIGVPDRDVIPCLQDKLANEKITTFDPADRPLKDHHLYWLVQSWRRMVENSSFADAAVFLHGTDTLNYLREKRQVDCSALLAELDRLQNRTLPQSLGDMETALKKNNDFPNLEIALKYINEILAAAKTNPPQEALRLFLAQTFSSKTIAGESSAELDFKAAAAGIAETLNEITYAWPYIKELPPRLINQLIIAGLDEISLPRRREGAMLDLNGWLELAWNDAPLMIITGFNEGRVPDTKKSDIFLPDSLKEILGLRNNKTRFARDAYLLSLITASRGQHGRIILIVGKTTAAGDPLKPSRLLFRCPDEQLAERAGLIFGKAKDNPHKPPFSITFKLDPAAPLAGNKEPPWPAELHATQFRDYLACPFRFYLKHILRMKRTGSKRELDAPDFGTMIHAVLEKFAANPEIRNSADQNTLGKYLHGLMHNYFKKIYGTNDSFPIRYARAVADQRLKAFARCQARSASEGWEIAARELAGRLTIAGVQIACKIDRIDVNRNTGKTRIIDYKTSDSAINPAQAHIRKFFKEIPDYAMAGQNGNERWLDLQLPLYLLMFRDTDLSRKKTTAELCYFNLPRAASESGIAPWENFDGALAESAGKAAAKIIERIQRGVFWPPAANVPYDDFEELFGKDMRAYFEGEKIAALFDAKK, from the coding sequence ATGTCCAAAACAATCCATTTTCTGGGATGGAATGAACCGGTTGCCGAAGCCGCCGCAAGTTTCATCCTCAAGGACGCCGCCCCGCCGCTGGCAAACATGGAAAAAGCCCTCATTGTTGCGCCAACCCGCGAGGCTGGCCGCCGGCTGCGCGAAAAAATGACGCTTCTCTGCCAGCTGAAAAAAACCGCCCTGCTCGGCGCGCGCATCGTTACGCCCCTTTTTTTTGTCCAGACGGCGGGGGATGCGAAACGTCCGGCCGCCGCCCCGATCGTTCAAAGCAGCCTCATAAAAACCCTGCTCAACCTGCGCCCGGACGATTGTCCCGCTCTTTTCCCGCGCGGCGGGCCGCAAAGCAACAACCGGCGGGCGGGCGCAATCGCCGGCCTTATTCAACGCCTGCGCGATGAACTCTCCGACGGAGGGTTTTCCGTCAACGCCGTGCTTGAAAAATACGCCGCCCGCCTGCAGGAACTGCCGCGTTGGCAGGACCTCGCCGGCATAGAAAAATCATACCTGGAAAACCTGAAAACGACCGGCGACGCCGATCCGATTGCGCTCAAACTGGCCGCCGCCCGCGCGCCCGTTCCGCCCGAAGGCGTCAATAAAATCGTAATGGTTTCCGTGCCGGACCCCTCTTTGCTGGCGCTGGCAGCCCTCAATAAATTATCGGAAAGGATGGAAATTGAAATCCTGGTCATGGCGCCCGAAGAACTGAAAGACCATTTTGACGATTTCGGACGCCCCCTGCCGGAAAAATGGCCGGAGCGGATTATTGAGATTCCCGCGCCGGAAAAAAACATCATCGTTGCCGGCCAGCCGGCCGACCAGGCGCAATGCGTCATGGACCTGATCCGGCGCGCCGGATACGCCGCGGCCGACATATGTATCGGCGTCCCCGACCGCGATGTTATCCCCTGCCTGCAGGACAAACTGGCAAATGAAAAAATCACAACCTTTGACCCGGCGGACCGCCCCCTTAAGGACCACCATTTGTACTGGCTGGTCCAATCCTGGCGCCGAATGGTTGAGAATTCGTCCTTCGCCGATGCCGCCGTTTTTTTGCACGGGACGGATACCCTCAATTATCTGCGGGAAAAGCGCCAAGTTGATTGTTCCGCATTGCTGGCGGAACTGGACCGGCTTCAAAACCGAACTCTGCCGCAGTCCCTGGGAGACATGGAAACGGCGCTGAAAAAGAATAATGATTTTCCCAACCTGGAAATCGCCTTGAAATATATCAACGAAATACTGGCGGCGGCAAAAACAAATCCGCCCCAGGAGGCGCTGCGCCTGTTCCTCGCACAGACTTTTTCCTCAAAAACAATCGCCGGAGAATCCAGCGCGGAGCTTGATTTCAAGGCCGCGGCCGCCGGCATTGCCGAAACTCTCAATGAAATAACCTATGCTTGGCCGTACATAAAGGAATTGCCGCCCCGGCTCATCAATCAACTGATCATCGCCGGCCTGGATGAAATTTCTCTGCCGCGCCGGCGCGAAGGAGCCATGCTTGACCTCAACGGCTGGCTGGAACTGGCTTGGAACGACGCCCCCCTCATGATTATCACCGGATTCAACGAGGGCCGGGTGCCGGACACAAAAAAAAGCGATATTTTCCTGCCGGATTCGCTCAAGGAAATCCTCGGCCTGCGGAACAACAAAACGCGCTTCGCGCGGGACGCTTATTTGCTCTCATTAATAACAGCTTCCCGCGGCCAACACGGAAGGATTATCCTGATCGTTGGCAAAACAACCGCGGCAGGCGACCCGCTGAAACCTTCCCGTCTGCTCTTCCGCTGCCCGGACGAACAACTGGCCGAAAGGGCCGGATTGATCTTCGGCAAGGCGAAAGACAATCCTCACAAGCCGCCGTTTTCAATAACCTTCAAGCTTGACCCGGCCGCGCCCCTGGCCGGCAACAAGGAACCACCCTGGCCGGCCGAACTGCACGCCACCCAGTTCCGCGACTACCTCGCCTGCCCTTTCCGGTTTTATTTAAAACATATTTTAAGAATGAAACGGACCGGAAGCAAGCGCGAGCTGGACGCGCCGGACTTTGGCACCATGATCCACGCCGTCCTTGAAAAATTCGCCGCAAACCCTGAAATCAGAAATTCCGCCGACCAGAATACGCTCGGAAAATATCTGCACGGCCTCATGCATAATTACTTTAAAAAAATTTACGGGACAAACGACTCTTTCCCAATCCGCTACGCGCGCGCCGTGGCCGATCAACGCTTGAAGGCCTTCGCCAGATGCCAGGCCCGCTCGGCGTCCGAAGGCTGGGAGATCGCCGCGCGCGAGCTGGCCGGCCGCCTGACAATAGCGGGCGTTCAAATCGCCTGCAAAATTGACCGGATTGACGTCAACCGGAACACCGGCAAGACGCGGATTATTGACTACAAAACCTCCGACTCCGCAATAAATCCCGCCCAGGCCCATATCAGGAAATTTTTCAAGGAAATACCGGATTACGCCATGGCCGGGCAAAACGGCAACGAACGGTGGCTGGACCTGCAATTGCCTCTGTACCTGCTGATGTTCCGGGACACGGACTTGTCCAGAAAAAAAACAACGGCGGAGCTCTGTTACTTTAACCTGCCGCGGGCGGCCTCCGAATCCGGCATCGCGCCATGGGAAAATTTTGACGGAGCGCTGGCGGAATCGGCCGGAAAGGCCGCCGCAAAAATAATTGAACGAATCCAGCGGGGCGTCTTCTGGCCGCCGGCCGCCAACGTCCCCTACGACGATTTTGAGGAGCTTTTCGGCAAAGACATGCGCGCTTATTTTGAGGGGGAAAAAATCGCCGCGCTTTTTGACGCAAAAAAATGA
- a CDS encoding electron transfer flavoprotein subunit alpha, with amino-acid sequence MTHVPIMVIAEKCVGCKLCVKACPFGAIEVKEKLAVIDLARCTLCGACVAACKFAAIELRKKNAPRRDLSAYRDVWIFAEQKDGKVQSITYELLGEGRKLADQLGMRLAAVILGSNARAAAGELVSRGADIVYAVDRPELEYFQDEPYAAVLIELIRRHHPAIMLCGATTIGRSLVSRVAVTVKAGLTADCTGLAIDPETKNLLQTRPAFGGNIMATIVTPNHRPQMATVRHKVMKEAVPDTGRTGETVLEQVADEILKSRTKRLQFTPEQETTMNIAEANLIVSGGRGLQSPENFAVIRELAEVLGAGVGASRAAVDAGWIPYSHQVGQTGKTVCPKIYFACGISGQIQHLAGMSSADIIVAINKDPEAPIFKYATWGIVGDLFTIIPALTAEFKKIFKK; translated from the coding sequence ATGACTCATGTCCCAATAATGGTCATAGCCGAAAAATGCGTGGGGTGCAAACTGTGCGTCAAGGCCTGTCCGTTCGGCGCCATTGAGGTAAAGGAAAAGCTGGCGGTCATTGATCTTGCCAGATGCACGCTTTGCGGCGCCTGTGTTGCGGCCTGCAAGTTCGCCGCGATTGAACTTCGCAAAAAAAACGCCCCCCGGCGGGATTTGAGCGCCTACCGGGACGTCTGGATTTTTGCCGAGCAGAAAGACGGCAAGGTGCAATCCATCACTTATGAACTCCTCGGCGAAGGCCGCAAACTGGCCGACCAGCTGGGCATGCGCCTGGCGGCGGTCATTCTGGGCAGTAACGCGCGCGCCGCCGCCGGGGAACTCGTCAGCCGCGGCGCCGACATTGTCTACGCCGTTGACCGCCCAGAGCTGGAATATTTCCAGGATGAACCCTATGCCGCCGTGCTGATTGAGCTGATCCGCCGCCACCATCCCGCCATCATGCTCTGCGGCGCCACCACCATCGGCCGCAGCCTGGTTTCGCGGGTGGCCGTAACGGTTAAAGCCGGTCTGACGGCCGACTGCACCGGCCTGGCCATTGATCCGGAAACGAAGAACCTTCTGCAGACCCGTCCCGCTTTCGGCGGCAACATCATGGCCACGATCGTTACCCCCAACCACCGGCCGCAGATGGCCACGGTCCGCCATAAGGTCATGAAAGAAGCCGTTCCCGACACCGGCCGCACCGGCGAAACGGTTCTGGAACAGGTTGCCGATGAAATCCTGAAGAGCCGGACAAAACGGCTGCAGTTCACTCCGGAACAGGAAACGACCATGAACATCGCCGAGGCCAACCTGATTGTCTCCGGCGGACGCGGCTTGCAGTCGCCGGAAAATTTTGCCGTTATCCGCGAACTGGCGGAGGTTCTGGGAGCGGGCGTGGGCGCATCGCGCGCCGCGGTTGATGCGGGCTGGATCCCCTACTCCCACCAGGTGGGACAAACCGGCAAAACGGTCTGCCCAAAAATATACTTTGCCTGCGGCATCAGCGGCCAGATCCAGCACCTGGCCGGCATGTCTTCGGCTGACATTATCGTGGCGATCAACAAGGACCCCGAAGCGCCCATTTTCAAATACGCCACCTGGGGCATTGTCGGCGACCTCTTCACAATCATTCCCGCCCTGACCGCCGAATTCAAAAAAATCTTCAAGAAATAA
- a CDS encoding sigma-54 dependent transcriptional regulator: MNGPDQKPRILLVEDDPDGRRSVADALAASGCEVAAVDCGNKAVELSGRQDFDAVLSDIKLPDIDGIQVLKLIRQSDQNMPVLLMTAYGAITAAVEALKAGAYDYIVKPLDLTDLQAKVSHAVENRRLRRQVVSLKKELFARPIIAQSRGMRAVLKQVETVAPTHANVLILGESGTGKELVARALHAQGKNPEGKFIAVNCGAFAESLLESELFGHEKGAFTGATQMRPGAFERAHGGSLFLDEIGLASPHVQARLLRVLEEKEVIRVGGSKTVAFETRIIAASNRGLEELTEGRLFRHDLLYRLKVVTIRIPPLRERPDDIRPLADYFMAGFCKQNGRHIESVTPDFYAAVEKYEWPGNVRELRNAIESAVVLAGSPRLTAADISLPGAGENLPRPECPPAPVALAAMERELILNALRRHKGSRTLAARELDVSVRTIQRKIKDYNLPF, encoded by the coding sequence ATGAATGGTCCCGACCAAAAACCGAGAATACTGCTGGTTGAAGACGATCCGGACGGACGCCGTTCGGTGGCCGATGCCCTGGCGGCAAGCGGCTGTGAAGTCGCGGCGGTTGATTGCGGAAACAAGGCCGTGGAATTATCCGGCCGGCAGGATTTTGACGCCGTTTTAAGCGATATCAAACTGCCGGACATTGACGGCATTCAAGTCCTCAAGCTCATCCGGCAGTCGGATCAGAATATGCCGGTACTGCTCATGACGGCCTACGGCGCGATAACCGCGGCGGTGGAAGCGCTGAAGGCCGGGGCCTATGATTATATAGTCAAGCCGCTGGATTTGACCGACCTGCAGGCCAAGGTTTCCCATGCCGTTGAAAACAGGCGTTTGCGGCGGCAGGTTGTTTCCTTGAAAAAGGAGCTCTTTGCGCGGCCCATTATCGCGCAGTCAAGGGGGATGCGGGCGGTTTTAAAGCAGGTTGAAACCGTCGCCCCCACCCATGCCAATGTCCTGATTCTGGGCGAGAGCGGAACCGGCAAGGAACTTGTCGCCCGCGCCCTGCATGCCCAAGGGAAAAACCCCGAAGGAAAATTTATCGCGGTCAATTGCGGCGCCTTTGCCGAATCCCTGCTGGAATCGGAATTGTTCGGCCATGAGAAGGGCGCTTTTACCGGCGCCACGCAAATGCGCCCGGGCGCGTTTGAGCGCGCCCATGGGGGCAGTCTTTTTCTGGATGAAATCGGCCTGGCCTCCCCGCATGTTCAAGCGCGGCTTCTGCGGGTCCTGGAGGAAAAAGAAGTGATACGCGTGGGCGGATCAAAAACCGTTGCGTTTGAAACCAGGATAATCGCGGCTTCCAATCGCGGCCTTGAGGAGTTGACGGAGGGCAGGTTGTTCCGGCATGATCTGCTCTACCGGTTGAAGGTGGTCACCATCCGCATTCCGCCTTTGCGCGAAAGGCCCGATGATATCCGTCCGCTGGCGGATTATTTCATGGCCGGGTTCTGCAAACAAAACGGAAGGCATATTGAATCGGTTACGCCCGATTTTTACGCGGCCGTTGAAAAATACGAATGGCCGGGCAATGTGCGCGAATTGCGCAATGCGATTGAATCGGCCGTCGTGCTGGCGGGTTCGCCGCGGCTGACCGCCGCCGATATCAGCCTGCCGGGCGCCGGGGAAAATCTGCCCCGGCCGGAATGTCCGCCGGCCCCGGTTGCTTTGGCCGCAATGGAAAGAGAGCTGATCCTCAATGCTCTCCGGCGCCATAAAGGCAGCCGCACCCTTGCCGCCCGGGAACTGGATGTATCCGTCCGGACCATCCAGCGGAAAATCAAGGATTACAACCTCCCGTTTTAA
- a CDS encoding helix-turn-helix domain-containing protein, translating to MSETNVFIFADLMRWVEEETGCVVNFHELLPLSEIPALKLPQELYGHHGPFCEFVKLQGNMARCLSEKQKSLTRAISGRPFENICRYGLWDLCYPVVFEGKTVGVLYLGSLPSGRTIKTLGGKAYSGPALPRVTTEKKKLLKRKAEFLADFIKLALARRRRQGLEIPLRKKKGFYVQTVETFINNHYREDISLHDLAMRLNCHPNYLGRMIRRASGKNFRRLLAEFRVKKAKPLLAVEHYSVTDAAIACGFADVNYFSAVFHRLTGMTPKEFAGS from the coding sequence ATGTCTGAAACAAATGTCTTTATTTTCGCCGACCTGATGCGCTGGGTTGAGGAGGAAACCGGCTGCGTGGTCAATTTCCACGAGCTTCTGCCCCTTTCCGAGATCCCGGCCCTGAAACTACCACAAGAACTTTACGGCCATCACGGCCCATTCTGCGAATTCGTCAAGCTGCAGGGCAACATGGCGCGGTGTCTTTCCGAAAAACAAAAGAGCCTGACGCGCGCCATCTCCGGCCGCCCCTTTGAAAACATCTGCCGTTACGGCTTATGGGACTTGTGTTATCCGGTCGTCTTTGAAGGAAAAACTGTCGGCGTGTTGTATCTGGGCAGCTTGCCTTCCGGACGAACAATCAAAACACTCGGCGGTAAAGCCTACTCCGGCCCCGCCCTTCCTCGGGTCACCACAGAAAAGAAAAAATTACTGAAGCGGAAGGCTGAATTCCTGGCGGATTTCATAAAGCTGGCGCTCGCGCGCCGCCGCAGACAGGGGCTTGAAATTCCGCTCCGGAAAAAGAAGGGATTTTATGTTCAGACAGTTGAGACTTTTATTAACAATCATTACCGAGAGGATATTTCCCTGCATGACTTGGCCATGCGGCTAAACTGCCATCCGAATTATCTTGGCCGCATGATCCGGCGCGCCAGCGGGAAAAACTTTCGCCGGCTTCTGGCGGAATTCCGGGTTAAGAAAGCCAAGCCGCTCCTGGCGGTGGAACATTACAGCGTGACCGATGCCGCCATTGCCTGCGGGTTTGCGGACGTAAATTATTTCAGCGCCGTGTTTCACCGCCTGACGGGCATGACGCCGAAAGAATTTGCCGGGTCATAA